A window of the Polaribacter batillariae genome harbors these coding sequences:
- a CDS encoding DUF1801 domain-containing protein, whose translation MTEDVNKYLSGLKKWKFELKKLREIILDCGVKEEFKWMHPCYTENGKNIVLIHEFKGYCAILFHKGAVLKDPENILVQQTENVQSARQIRFTNLLKIEELEPTIKKYIQEAIENEKLGKKVEKKKTSEFKVPKELEQIFCENINFKTAFKNLTAGRQRGYLLHFNKPNQSKTKISRIEKNIERIINGYGLNDCICGLSKRKPNCDGSHKQLEKNK comes from the coding sequence ATGACCGAAGACGTAAATAAATACCTTAGTGGACTTAAAAAATGGAAGTTTGAATTGAAAAAACTTCGTGAAATTATACTTGATTGTGGGGTAAAGGAAGAATTTAAATGGATGCATCCTTGTTATACCGAAAATGGAAAAAACATAGTTTTAATTCACGAATTTAAAGGTTATTGTGCAATTTTATTTCACAAAGGAGCAGTACTAAAAGACCCTGAAAATATTTTAGTACAACAAACCGAAAACGTACAATCGGCAAGACAAATACGATTTACAAACTTACTCAAAATCGAAGAGCTTGAACCAACTATCAAAAAATACATCCAAGAAGCAATCGAAAATGAAAAATTGGGAAAGAAAGTCGAAAAGAAAAAAACTTCTGAGTTTAAGGTACCAAAAGAACTAGAACAAATCTTTTGCGAAAATATTAACTTTAAAACAGCTTTTAAAAATTTAACTGCAGGACGTCAACGAGGCTATCTTTTACATTTTAACAAACCAAATCAATCCAAAACAAAAATATCTCGAATTGAAAAAAATATTGAAAGAATAATAAATGGTTATGGATTGAACGACTGTATTTGTGGACTTTCGAAACGAAAACCAAATTGTGATGGATCTCATAAACAATTAGAAAAAAATAAATAA
- a CDS encoding sulfatase family protein, which translates to MKIYLRFVFSFFLVFTSCDKKVKETTVPQKPNIIIFYVDDLGYGDLSSYGAVGVSTPNVDKLAENGIKYTDAHSAAATCTPSRYSLLTGQYAFRNRARVLPGDAPLLIDTKTPTLPKMLKKAGYNTAVVGKWHLGLGNGDTNWNEEIKPGPLEIGFDYSFLLPATGDRVPTIFVENHRAINLDENDPIQISYKKPFEGVPTGKTNPEMLRYPADNQHSEAIVNGISRIGNQTGGESALWTDEDFPYIFTEKANQFIEKNKENPFFLFFSFHDIHVPRLPNKQFQGKSSMGLRGDAIVQMDWMTGQIIKKIEELNIDKNTLVIFTSDNGPVLNDGYSDKAEELLGSHKPSGPFRGGKYSAFEAGTRVPMITYWPEKIKKGESKALISQVDYYASLASLINKKLGKKEAIDSKNLEETLLNANTKGRKLMLEESFTLSLRNKNYKYITPIKNRKANKWIYGKKIESGASNEPQLYDLSKDIGEEVNIAKENKKLTKKMQSQIDSIVAISKK; encoded by the coding sequence ATGAAAATATATTTACGATTTGTCTTTAGTTTTTTTCTTGTATTTACTTCTTGTGATAAGAAAGTAAAAGAAACTACAGTGCCCCAAAAACCAAACATTATTATTTTTTATGTAGATGATTTAGGCTATGGCGATTTAAGTAGCTATGGAGCAGTTGGTGTTTCTACACCAAATGTAGATAAATTGGCAGAAAATGGCATAAAATATACAGACGCCCACAGCGCTGCAGCCACCTGTACTCCTTCTCGTTATTCTTTACTTACTGGACAATATGCGTTTAGAAATAGGGCACGCGTTTTGCCTGGAGATGCTCCCTTATTAATAGATACAAAAACACCAACTTTACCCAAAATGTTAAAGAAAGCAGGTTACAATACAGCTGTAGTTGGTAAGTGGCACTTAGGTCTTGGAAATGGAGATACTAATTGGAACGAAGAAATAAAACCTGGTCCTTTAGAAATAGGTTTCGATTATAGCTTTTTATTACCTGCTACTGGCGATAGAGTACCAACAATTTTTGTAGAAAACCACAGAGCTATTAATTTAGATGAAAACGACCCAATTCAAATAAGTTACAAAAAACCTTTCGAAGGAGTTCCTACTGGTAAAACCAACCCAGAAATGTTAAGATATCCTGCAGACAACCAACATAGTGAAGCGATTGTTAACGGAATTAGTAGAATTGGAAATCAAACTGGAGGCGAATCTGCATTGTGGACAGATGAAGATTTTCCATATATATTTACCGAAAAAGCAAATCAATTTATAGAAAAAAACAAAGAAAATCCTTTCTTTTTGTTCTTTTCTTTCCATGATATTCACGTTCCAAGATTGCCCAATAAACAGTTTCAAGGAAAATCTAGCATGGGTTTAAGAGGAGATGCAATTGTGCAAATGGATTGGATGACAGGGCAAATTATAAAAAAAATAGAAGAATTAAATATCGATAAAAATACACTGGTAATTTTTACTAGTGATAATGGCCCTGTTTTAAATGACGGTTACAGCGATAAAGCTGAAGAATTATTAGGTAGCCATAAACCTTCTGGTCCCTTTAGAGGAGGTAAATACAGTGCTTTTGAAGCAGGTACAAGAGTTCCAATGATTACTTATTGGCCAGAAAAAATTAAAAAGGGAGAAAGCAAAGCATTAATATCTCAAGTAGATTATTATGCTTCTTTAGCAAGTTTAATCAATAAAAAACTAGGTAAAAAAGAAGCCATAGATAGTAAAAATCTAGAAGAAACACTTTTAAATGCCAATACCAAAGGAAGAAAACTAATGCTCGAAGAATCTTTTACACTATCTTTAAGAAATAAAAACTACAAATACATTACACCTATTAAAAACAGAAAGGCAAATAAATGGATATATGGTAAAAAAATAGAAAGTGGTGCTTCTAACGAGCCACAATTATACGACCTTTCTAAAGATATTGGCGAAGAAGTAAATATTGCCAAAGAAAATAAAAAATTAACTAAAAAAATGCAATCTCAAATAGATAGCATTGTTGCCATTTCTAAAAAATAA
- a CDS encoding pyridoxamine 5'-phosphate oxidase family protein, which translates to MKEYKKSKLNSVKRGANRATYDIEKINTILDAGFIGYVSYNFQGKAIAIPMAYGRKGNKIILHGSNANRMLTSLLEAKEMSMTVMHLDALVLARSGFHHSVNYRSATLFGTCKK; encoded by the coding sequence ATGAAAGAATACAAGAAATCAAAATTAAACAGCGTAAAAAGAGGCGCAAATAGAGCTACTTACGATATAGAAAAAATAAATACCATTTTAGATGCTGGTTTTATTGGCTATGTAAGCTACAATTTTCAAGGAAAAGCCATTGCAATTCCAATGGCTTATGGCAGAAAAGGAAACAAAATTATTTTACACGGTTCTAACGCCAATAGAATGCTTACTTCTCTTTTAGAGGCAAAAGAAATGAGTATGACTGTGATGCACTTAGATGCCTTGGTTTTAGCACGATCTGGATTTCATCACTCTGTAAATTACAGATCAGCTACACTTTTTGGAACCTGTAAAAAATAG
- a CDS encoding AI-2E family transporter: protein MTTKTISNGILRALAIILGVFLLAYFLYTIQSVIVYIVIAGVISLIARPIILFLRRRLKFPNTVAVITTMVFFLGIITGIIILFIPLITEQGKSLSLLQSDELQANIQNIFNQITAYFSSKGIDVLGEIKNIDFTSQFKAIPNLLNYVLGTLGSLSVGLFSVLFISFFFMKDSRILKNGIMTIIPNETEGRFSKSLETINDLLSRYFIGLILQITILFVLYTIILLIFGINNAVVIAFLCALLNLIPYVGPLIGAIIMFVLSMTSNIGLEFQTEILPTTIYVMIGYLIAQIIDNFVSQPVIFSKTTKSHPLEIFLIIIIGGLLFGIIGMITAVPLYTALKVILKEFLSENKIVKSLTKNL from the coding sequence ATGACAACAAAAACCATCTCAAACGGAATTTTAAGAGCACTTGCCATAATATTAGGTGTTTTTCTATTAGCGTATTTCTTATACACCATTCAATCTGTAATTGTTTATATTGTAATTGCAGGCGTAATTTCTTTAATTGCAAGACCTATTATTTTATTTTTAAGAAGAAGGTTAAAATTTCCAAACACTGTAGCTGTTATTACAACAATGGTGTTTTTTTTAGGAATTATTACTGGTATAATTATACTTTTTATTCCTTTAATAACAGAGCAAGGTAAAAGTTTATCTCTTTTACAAAGTGATGAATTACAGGCAAATATTCAAAATATTTTCAATCAAATTACTGCCTATTTTTCTTCGAAAGGAATCGATGTTTTAGGAGAAATAAAAAATATCGATTTTACTTCTCAATTTAAAGCAATTCCTAATTTATTAAACTACGTTTTAGGCACTCTTGGTTCGCTAAGTGTGGGCTTATTTTCTGTCTTATTTATCTCTTTTTTCTTTATGAAAGACAGCAGAATTCTTAAAAATGGAATTATGACAATTATTCCGAATGAAACTGAAGGACGTTTTTCAAAATCTTTGGAAACTATTAACGATTTATTGTCAAGATATTTCATTGGCTTAATATTACAAATTACCATTCTGTTTGTTTTATACACGATTATTTTACTAATTTTTGGAATTAATAATGCAGTTGTAATTGCCTTTTTATGTGCCTTACTAAATTTAATCCCTTATGTTGGCCCATTAATTGGAGCCATAATTATGTTTGTTTTATCGATGACAAGCAATATTGGTTTAGAGTTTCAAACAGAAATTTTACCAACCACCATTTATGTGATGATTGGTTATTTAATAGCTCAAATTATCGATAATTTTGTAAGTCAGCCAGTTATTTTTTCAAAAACAACAAAATCGCATCCTTTAGAAATATTTTTAATTATAATTATAGGAGGTTTACTTTTTGGAATTATAGGTATGATAACTGCGGTTCCATTATATACCGCACTAAAAGTTATTTTAAAAGAATTTTTATCTGAAAATAAAATTGTAAAATCGTTAACTAAAAACTTGTAA
- a CDS encoding transposase, translating to MLKVHLVWSTKYRHSVLKGNIQKRCRELLVQIYDS from the coding sequence ATATTAAAAGTTCATCTTGTTTGGAGTACAAAGTATAGGCATTCAGTTTTAAAAGGAAATATACAGAAAAGGTGTAGAGAGTTACTCGTCCAGATTTATGATTCGTAG
- a CDS encoding alkaline phosphatase D family protein has product MDRRKYLKTITLGSIIPFMAPSTLAKESFSIWSYKKGVNFKSNWHNWQNMKWVGPEYWGNRLQDWVLQDKAVVCDMTGKNRNLHLLPLQKPKGLIGFTTNVKVEILNDSIKTNPKACIGLRLGAKGPYKDYRSAAVFGKGLDIGFNGKGDLKIGEQIIKTSLTEIPNSYHLIVEAIPRQTDYQLKISAINPNNNQFILKEEKITLEDEKLVGNFSLIADVPGKMPPEIASKASAKFSDWSITSEELKFEENHFYGPINFAQYTLHKNKLKLTAQFSPVEEIKGHTVLLQFKINGNWQTAATKTIKSSGRAVNFIVENWQHTTAIPYRIVLKVPLKNKEEIYSYKGTIAAEPTNKTNVKAAVFSCNAHYGFPDADVYESVSKLTPDLAMFLGDQFYEGTGGFGVQYRGEFDKTCLDYLRKWYMFGWSYREIFRHIPCAIIPDDHDVYHGNVWGESGKEADTSLGFGGKAQDSGGYKMSADWVNMVQFTQTSHLPDPYDATPVKQNISVYYSNWNYGGISFAILEDRKFKSAPKNVLPKEADVYNGWIQNENFDIKKHKHLKAELLGKRQEKFLKEWANDWSNASELKVVLSQTNFATVATIPQKEKNGNVIPSLKIPEPGEYIKGDKSTVDMDSNGWPAAKRDLAVAIIRKGFAFHIAGDQHLASYIQYGLDAHGDSGHAFAGPALNNIWPRRFWPDVNSSNHTVENPAYVGNHMDGFGNKMTVKAIANPQNSNKEPRILHTRAVGFGLVTFNKKTRDIKTECWPRFVDPTKEKTQYPGWPITINQQDNYGRKAVAYLPKIKVKRLDKPVIEIINQKTNETEYSIRLNTATFIPKIFDKNALYTVKVGEPDTNTWQHKKDISVNDRTLKFKF; this is encoded by the coding sequence ATGGATAGAAGAAAATATCTAAAAACAATTACCTTAGGAAGTATTATCCCATTTATGGCGCCCTCTACTTTAGCCAAAGAATCCTTTTCGATTTGGTCTTATAAAAAAGGTGTGAACTTTAAATCTAATTGGCATAATTGGCAGAATATGAAATGGGTTGGCCCAGAATACTGGGGAAACCGTTTGCAAGACTGGGTGTTACAGGATAAAGCTGTGGTGTGCGATATGACTGGAAAAAACAGAAATTTACATCTATTACCTCTTCAAAAACCTAAAGGCTTAATAGGTTTTACCACAAATGTTAAAGTAGAAATTTTAAACGATAGTATTAAAACAAACCCGAAAGCTTGTATAGGTTTACGTTTAGGGGCAAAAGGGCCTTATAAAGATTACAGATCTGCTGCCGTTTTCGGAAAAGGTTTAGATATCGGTTTCAATGGAAAAGGAGATTTAAAGATAGGCGAACAAATTATTAAAACTTCACTAACAGAAATACCAAACTCTTATCATTTAATTGTGGAAGCAATTCCACGACAAACCGATTATCAATTAAAAATTTCTGCAATAAACCCGAATAACAATCAGTTTATTTTAAAAGAAGAAAAAATTACTTTAGAAGATGAAAAATTAGTAGGAAACTTCTCTTTAATTGCAGATGTACCTGGAAAAATGCCTCCTGAAATAGCCTCTAAGGCTTCTGCTAAATTTTCTGATTGGTCTATTACTTCTGAAGAATTAAAGTTCGAAGAAAATCATTTTTATGGGCCTATAAACTTTGCACAATATACACTTCATAAAAATAAACTAAAATTAACGGCACAGTTTTCTCCTGTTGAAGAAATTAAGGGGCATACTGTATTACTTCAATTTAAAATCAATGGAAATTGGCAAACTGCAGCAACAAAAACCATAAAAAGTTCGGGTAGAGCAGTTAATTTTATTGTAGAAAATTGGCAACACACAACAGCTATTCCTTATCGAATTGTGTTAAAAGTTCCATTAAAAAACAAAGAAGAAATTTATAGTTATAAAGGAACAATTGCAGCAGAACCCACAAATAAAACAAACGTTAAAGCAGCAGTTTTTAGTTGCAATGCACATTATGGTTTTCCTGATGCAGATGTTTATGAATCGGTTTCTAAGTTAACACCAGATTTGGCCATGTTTTTAGGAGATCAATTTTATGAAGGTACAGGTGGTTTTGGGGTGCAATATAGAGGCGAATTTGATAAAACTTGCTTAGATTACTTAAGAAAATGGTATATGTTTGGTTGGTCTTATCGCGAAATTTTTAGACATATTCCATGTGCTATAATTCCAGACGATCACGACGTGTATCATGGAAATGTTTGGGGAGAATCTGGAAAAGAAGCAGATACTTCTCTTGGTTTTGGAGGAAAAGCACAAGACAGTGGTGGTTATAAAATGTCTGCAGATTGGGTAAATATGGTTCAATTTACACAAACAAGTCATTTACCAGATCCTTACGATGCCACTCCTGTAAAACAAAATATTTCTGTATATTATTCTAATTGGAATTATGGTGGAATTAGTTTTGCTATTTTGGAAGATAGAAAGTTTAAATCGGCTCCAAAAAATGTGCTTCCAAAAGAAGCAGATGTTTATAATGGTTGGATACAAAACGAGAATTTCGACATTAAAAAACACAAACATTTAAAGGCAGAATTATTAGGAAAAAGACAAGAAAAATTCTTAAAAGAATGGGCAAACGATTGGTCTAATGCATCTGAATTAAAAGTAGTTTTATCGCAAACCAATTTCGCTACAGTAGCAACAATTCCTCAAAAAGAAAAAAATGGCAACGTAATTCCTTCTTTAAAAATTCCTGAACCTGGTGAATATATAAAGGGAGACAAAAGCACTGTAGATATGGATTCTAATGGCTGGCCAGCTGCAAAAAGAGATTTGGCTGTTGCTATAATTCGTAAAGGTTTCGCTTTTCATATTGCTGGCGACCAACATTTAGCATCTTATATACAATATGGCTTAGATGCGCATGGCGATTCTGGACATGCATTTGCTGGGCCAGCATTAAACAATATATGGCCTCGTCGTTTTTGGCCAGATGTAAATAGTTCTAACCATACTGTAGAAAACCCTGCTTATGTAGGAAATCATATGGATGGTTTTGGCAATAAAATGACGGTAAAAGCCATTGCAAACCCACAAAATTCAAATAAAGAACCGAGAATATTACATACTAGAGCTGTTGGCTTTGGTTTGGTTACTTTTAATAAAAAAACAAGAGATATTAAAACAGAATGTTGGCCTCGTTTTGTAGATCCTACAAAAGAGAAAACCCAATATCCTGGATGGCCAATTACCATCAATCAGCAAGATAATTATGGACGAAAAGCGGTTGCTTATCTACCTAAAATTAAAGTAAAGAGATTAGATAAACCTGTAATTGAGATTATCAATCAAAAAACAAACGAAACGGAATATTCTATTCGTTTAAACACAGCGACATTTATTCCTAAAATTTTTGATAAAAATGCACTTTACACTGTTAAAGTGGGCGAACCTGATACGAATACTTGGCAACATAAAAAAGATATTTCTGTAAACGATAGAACTTTAAAATTTAAGTTTTAA
- a CDS encoding FdhF/YdeP family oxidoreductase: MSKKTNAQPPEKLTGIKLKEIPKSAVGVKAIKSALTHINDEVGLVDGIRLLKNLNQKDGFDCPGCAWPDPDEKRAFLAEYCENGAKAVAEEATKSKVSPLFFATHSIEDLAKLSDYKIGKSGRITHPMYLPEGKNYYEEISWENAFKMIGDELNSLNSPDEAIFYTSGRTSNEAAFLYQLFVRQFGTNNLPDCSNMCHESSGAALSETLGIGKGSVTLEDFNHADLVIVMGQNPGTNHPRMLTALGETKNNGGKIITVNPLPEVGLLNYKDPQNPLKWVGSGQDLTDLFLQVKINGDVALLKIILKLMKEKETKNPGTVFNHQFIKEKTSGIEDFLNDLENFTIEDLLPQTGLTLNKIKEATELIIKNDKIIICWAMGLTQHKNSVDNIRELVNILLLKGSIGKKGAGTCPVRGHSNVQGDRTMGIWEKPKDDFLDKLDQEFNFKSPRKHGLDVVNAIKAMHKKEAKVFFGMGGNFISATPDTEYTAQALRNCNLTVHVSTKLNRSHLVHGKKALILPCLGRSEKDIQISGEQFVTVENSMGIVHASNGVLEPCSTKLLSEPAIVAGVANATLKKSKVNWTELVSNYDFIRNKIEATIPGFENYNKRARIKGGFYLPNNARDNNFKPTSTGKANFSKNVPSDILLEKNQFLMMTIRTHDQYNTTIYGLNDRYRGVLNERRVIFMNEDDMKQQGLKKLDLVDLTSHFNKEKRKAKGFLVIPYSIPKQCTATYFPEANVLVPIKSVAKISNTPASKTVVISIQKR, translated from the coding sequence ATGTCAAAAAAAACAAACGCACAACCACCAGAAAAATTAACGGGCATAAAACTGAAAGAAATTCCAAAATCTGCTGTTGGTGTGAAAGCAATAAAATCGGCATTAACTCACATAAATGATGAAGTTGGTCTTGTAGATGGCATTCGACTTTTAAAAAATTTAAATCAAAAAGATGGGTTCGATTGCCCAGGTTGTGCATGGCCAGATCCAGATGAAAAACGGGCATTTTTAGCAGAATATTGCGAAAATGGTGCAAAAGCAGTGGCAGAAGAAGCTACAAAAAGTAAAGTTTCTCCACTTTTTTTTGCAACACACTCTATAGAAGATTTGGCTAAATTATCTGATTACAAAATTGGTAAAAGCGGGCGAATTACGCACCCAATGTATTTGCCAGAAGGAAAAAATTATTACGAAGAAATTTCTTGGGAAAACGCTTTTAAAATGATTGGAGACGAACTAAATTCATTAAATTCTCCAGACGAAGCTATTTTTTACACTTCTGGACGAACCAGTAACGAAGCCGCATTTTTATACCAACTTTTTGTAAGGCAGTTTGGTACAAACAATTTACCCGATTGCTCAAATATGTGTCACGAATCTAGTGGCGCTGCCCTTTCTGAAACTTTAGGAATAGGAAAAGGTTCTGTAACCTTAGAAGATTTTAATCATGCAGATTTGGTAATTGTAATGGGTCAAAACCCTGGAACCAACCATCCAAGAATGTTAACAGCCTTAGGAGAAACAAAAAACAATGGTGGAAAAATAATTACTGTAAACCCACTTCCAGAAGTTGGCTTGTTAAATTATAAAGATCCTCAAAATCCTTTAAAATGGGTAGGTTCTGGTCAAGATTTAACAGATTTGTTTTTACAAGTAAAAATAAATGGAGATGTTGCCTTGCTAAAAATCATCTTAAAATTGATGAAAGAAAAAGAAACTAAAAACCCAGGCACTGTTTTTAATCATCAATTTATTAAAGAAAAAACCTCGGGAATAGAAGATTTTCTAAATGATTTAGAAAATTTTACAATCGAAGATCTATTGCCCCAAACCGGTTTAACTTTAAACAAAATAAAAGAGGCAACCGAACTAATAATTAAAAACGATAAAATTATTATTTGTTGGGCAATGGGCTTAACACAACATAAAAACTCGGTAGATAATATTCGAGAACTCGTAAATATTTTATTGTTAAAAGGAAGTATTGGAAAAAAAGGGGCTGGAACATGCCCCGTTCGTGGGCATTCTAATGTTCAAGGAGATAGAACCATGGGAATTTGGGAAAAACCCAAAGACGATTTCTTAGATAAATTAGACCAAGAATTTAATTTTAAATCGCCAAGAAAACATGGCTTAGATGTAGTAAATGCTATAAAAGCAATGCACAAAAAAGAAGCAAAAGTGTTTTTTGGAATGGGCGGAAACTTTATTTCTGCAACGCCAGATACAGAATATACTGCACAAGCTTTGCGCAATTGCAATCTAACCGTTCATGTTTCTACAAAATTAAATAGAAGCCATTTGGTTCACGGAAAAAAAGCATTAATTCTGCCTTGTTTAGGTCGTTCTGAAAAAGACATACAAATTTCTGGAGAACAATTTGTAACCGTAGAAAATTCCATGGGAATTGTACATGCTTCTAATGGTGTTTTAGAACCTTGTTCCACTAAATTATTAAGTGAACCAGCTATTGTGGCTGGGGTTGCCAATGCAACTTTAAAAAAATCGAAAGTAAATTGGACCGAATTAGTTTCTAATTACGATTTTATTAGAAATAAAATTGAAGCTACCATTCCTGGTTTCGAAAACTACAATAAAAGAGCCAGAATAAAAGGCGGATTTTATTTACCAAACAATGCGCGAGACAATAATTTTAAGCCTACCTCTACAGGAAAAGCAAATTTTAGTAAAAATGTACCTTCGGATATTTTACTAGAAAAAAATCAATTTTTAATGATGACAATTCGAACTCACGACCAATACAACACAACAATTTACGGTTTAAATGATCGCTATAGAGGTGTTTTAAACGAAAGAAGAGTTATTTTTATGAATGAAGATGATATGAAACAACAAGGTTTAAAAAAATTAGATTTGGTCGATTTAACCAGCCATTTTAATAAAGAAAAAAGAAAAGCCAAAGGTTTTTTAGTAATTCCTTACAGCATTCCCAAACAATGTACTGCCACGTATTTTCCTGAAGCAAATGTATTAGTTCCCATAAAAAGTGTGGCAAAAATAAGCAATACACCCGCTTCTAAAACAGTGGTAATTTCTATTCAAAAAAGATAA
- a CDS encoding DUF1272 domain-containing protein, translated as MLEIRPNCEHCNKDLPNTSTEAMICSFECTYCKNCAIEIFENVCPTCAGNFVERPIRPSKMIEKYPASIKQVYKPKNLKSTKMNSNQFKKIHPSKR; from the coding sequence ATGTTAGAAATTAGACCCAATTGCGAACATTGCAACAAAGATTTACCAAACACTTCAACAGAAGCAATGATTTGTTCTTTTGAATGTACCTATTGTAAAAACTGTGCAATAGAAATTTTTGAAAATGTTTGCCCAACTTGTGCTGGTAATTTTGTGGAACGTCCAATTCGTCCATCAAAAATGATTGAAAAATATCCTGCTTCAATAAAACAAGTTTACAAACCAAAAAATTTAAAATCTACAAAAATGAACAGCAATCAATTCAAAAAAATTCACCCTTCAAAAAGATAA
- a CDS encoding helix-turn-helix domain-containing protein, producing MTEIGKRIKEIRLKKGLSQEELAEASKVNLRTIQRIENNETKPREKTLQLIFNALEIEIIEREKKRIDKYLIWSTFLTFLIIICSLLPWTRFFNYFLNGKRIYRNNTGWNGQSITFNYSFPHWLISLSAISIGLIAISHSLGLIKNKKRYILIQSGLLIWFLLGLFNYSFTQGFDLRPGLFITIIATILLIFAYKKKEKLVLTPYKINCWF from the coding sequence ATGACTGAAATCGGAAAAAGAATAAAAGAAATACGATTAAAAAAGGGATTATCCCAAGAGGAATTAGCTGAAGCTTCTAAAGTAAATCTACGAACAATTCAACGAATTGAAAACAATGAAACCAAACCAAGAGAAAAAACTCTTCAATTAATTTTTAACGCATTAGAGATTGAAATAATTGAGCGAGAAAAAAAGAGAATTGATAAATATTTAATTTGGTCAACTTTTCTAACATTTTTGATAATTATATGCTCTTTGCTTCCTTGGACTAGATTTTTCAACTATTTCCTAAATGGAAAAAGAATTTACAGAAATAATACAGGCTGGAACGGACAATCAATAACGTTTAACTATAGTTTTCCTCATTGGCTAATTAGTTTAAGTGCTATCTCTATTGGATTAATTGCTATAAGTCATTCTTTAGGACTTATAAAAAATAAAAAAAGATACATTTTAATTCAGTCTGGATTGTTGATTTGGTTTTTATTAGGTTTATTTAACTATAGTTTTACACAAGGTTTTGATTTAAGACCTGGGTTGTTTATAACAATAATAGCTACTATTTTACTAATTTTTGCATACAAAAAAAAAGAAAAACTGGTGCTAACACCGTATAAAATTAATTGCTGGTTTTAG